The Acanthopagrus latus isolate v.2019 chromosome 13, fAcaLat1.1, whole genome shotgun sequence genome contains a region encoding:
- the nsrp1 gene encoding nuclear speckle splicing regulatory protein 1: MAVPTKQYGLILPQKKGASKTAVLQKPSVFGDDSDDETSVGESLQKEAVKKKMMKQTRLEMQKALEEDSTVYDYDAVYDDIQTQRLENNKKVLHGTDKRPKYIHQLMRAVEDRKKEQERREERKIQKEREAEGEKFADKDAYVTSAYKQKLLEQKEEEEREKREAQLEAALDVKKQKDMSGFYRHLLNQTVGEEAIPDRSANKTQPPKVSKDAERTSPVPSSTSHDNIPSSCSDNEEGPEQKSGFTKPSSGSAHSKRQYRQRSPSSGSGEEKEKEREKERHKKSHRDHDRDRGRDRDRERERDRDRERDRDRNRGRERDDRHGGRRDDRDRRKDRDRDRDRGRDDERSRGKGDNEREDRHGKRERSPKERERDKNGEREKRRNPEEDKRKDKDLEEEREKRKEPEKENVVVKKEEKDPEKKENSPKKEEEQGQQGGEKEEEKANKFAKRSTDQTVTSARDRYMARQMARSASKTYIEKEED, translated from the exons ATGGCGGTCCCTACAAAACA GTACGGGCTGATCTTGCCACAGAAGAAAGGAGCGTCAAAGACAGCAGTGTTGCAGAAACCCTCAGTGTTTGGGGATGACTCGGATGATGAG ACCTCAGTTGGGGAGAGTCTGCAGAAAGAAGCTGTTaaaaagaagatgatgaagcaG ACACGTTTGGAGATGCAGAAGGCCCTGGAAGAGGACAGCACTGTATACGACTATGACGCTGTGTACGATGACATTCAAACCCAGAGACTtgagaacaacaaaaaagttcTGCACGGCACTGACAAACGG CCAAAGTATATCCACCAGTTAATGAGAGCAGTTGAGGACcgaaagaaagaacaagaacgaagggaagagaggaagatCCAGAAGgaaagggaggcagagggagagaagtttGCCGATAAAGACGCTTACGTTACGTCCGCCTACAAGCAGAAACTgctggagcagaaggaggaagaggagagagagaagagggaggcgCAGTTAGAAG CTGCTTTGGAcgtgaagaaacaaaaagacatgagCGGCTTCTACCGGCACCTGCTGAATCAGACTGTTGGAGAGGAGGCGATACCAGATCGCTCAGCAAACAA AACTCAACCACCAAAAGTCTCAAAAGACGCAGAGAGGACTTCACCTGTTCCTTCATCTACATCCCACGATAACATCCCAAGTTCATGCAGTGACAATGAGGAAGGGCCAGAGCAGAAGTCTGGGTTTACTAAGCCTTCGTCTGGCTCGGCGCACTCAAAACGACAATACAGACAGAGGTCGCCCTCATCAGGGAGcggtgaggagaaggagaaagagagggagaaagagagacataagaagagccacagagatcatgacagagacagagggagggatagagacagagagagagaaagagacagagaccgagaaagagacagagaccgAAACAGGGGAAGGGAAAGGGATGACAGACACGGAGGAAGAAGAGACGACAGGGATAGAAGGAAagacagggacagagacagagaccgaGGCAGAGACGATGAAAGAAGCAGAGGCAAGGGGGATAACGAGAGGGAGGACAGGCatgggaagagggagaggagccccaaagaaagagagagggacaagaatggagaaagagagaagaggaggaatcCAGAAGAAGACAAGCGGAAGGACAAAGATctggaagaagagagggagaagaggaaggaaccAGAGAAGGAGAATGTGGTGGtaaagaaggaagagaaggatccagaaaagaaggaaaatagtccgaaaaaagaggaggagcagggacagcAAGGcggggagaaagaggaggagaaggcgaACAAGTTTGCAAAGCGCAGCACGGATCAGACTGTGACTTCGGCAAGAGACCGGTACATGGCCCGACAGATGGCACGCTCTGCCTCTAAGACATATATAGAGAAGGAAGAGGACTGA
- the LOC119031765 gene encoding calpain-1 catalytic subunit-like: MSESGKCTSIINLRYQDGSEGSPSNPAKFNNQDYAQLKDNCLRRGRLFVDNTFPPNNQSLGDLPDLSSWREAQVEWLRPADILKAQNNNDEPIFCSKGASRFDFGQGSVGNCWFLAAISALTFHKSLMVQVVPMDQSFKNYTGIFHFRFWRFGKWVDVVIDDHLPTIDNKLLSVHAKSGNEFWVPLLEKAYAKVCGSYADMNAGLPSEACKDFSGGVHMTYKLREEHSSGHDDELWLALSRATGCNSMICCGTAQKGDKLVNTVAHTGLVDAHAYSVTAVTKVNYYGSEVKLVRVMNPWGRTEWNGKWSDKSDMWQKVSPEDQEKCSDRDDGEFWMELEDFCHYFMIVSICCENPNFIDGDLTCQWKCMIYDGSWVAGRSAGGNVSKPTFATNPQYRIQVTIIDEKEVDDKNILLSLMLKPKQQHRNRMKSELIGLTLFKVPPGTPQGRLGDSFFRRNRPLKQTQTYTPERDLIEHHSLQPGEYVIVPSTMQPYVNGDFVLTVYSKSETKISPHDGHGDDDDHEDHKEEDLKLPEIPDKDDDKKNETTEKDPIRSIFNRYADQRGELSARQLQRLLNDNFPHGTSSGFYFGLDTCRSMMAMVDTDQRMTTSFSEFSTLWKKIEEYQKLFQRSDLNNSGSLSDYELSRAIEAAGIDTNDGMVQLMMFRYSGYSYTSLESFITLMVRMDKMSNLFNDKASEGIIHMSWDEWSNVFMYN, from the exons ATGTCTGAGTCAGGAAAATGCACCTCTATCATCAACCTGCGCTACCAAGATGGCAGCGAGGGAAGCCCCTCCAACCCCGCCAAGTTCAACAACCAAGACTACGCCCAGCTGAAAGATAACTGCCTCCGCAGAGGCAGACTGTTTGTGGACAACACCTTCCCACCGAACAACCAGTCTCTGGGTGACCTGCCTGATCTGAGCAGCTGGCGTGAAGCCCAAGTGGAGTGGCTTCGTCCGGCT gACATCCTGaaagcacaaaacaacaacgATGAGCCGATCTTCTGTTCCAAAGGAGCCTCGAGGTTCGACTTCGGTCAAGGCAGTGTTG GTAACTGCTGGTTCCTGGCTGCAATTTCCGCACTGACATTCCACAAAAGCCTGATGGTGCAAGTCGTACCGATGGACCAGTCCTTCAAGAACTATACAGGGATCTTTCACTTCAGG TTCTGGAGGTTTGGCAAGTGGGTGGATGTTGTTATTGACGACCACCTGCCAACGATCGACAACAAATTACTGTCAGTGCACGCCAAAAGTGGGAACGAGTTCTGGGTTCCTCTGCTGGAGAAAGCATACGCCAA AGTGTGCGGCTCATACGCAGACATGAACGCTGGCTTGCCATCAGAGGCCTGCAAGGATTTCAGCGGAGGGGTGCACATGACCTACAAACTCAGGGAGGAACACTCGTCAGGCCACGACGATGAGCTGTGGCTCGCCCTGAGCAGAGCCACCGGCTGCAACTCCATGATCTGCTGTGGGACGGCCCAGAAAGGG GATAAGCTGGTGAACACTGTGGCTCACACTGGATTGGTGGATGCTCACGCCTATTCCGTCACCGCAGTCACAAAG GTCAATTATTACGGCTCCGAGGTGAAGCTGGTGCGAGTCATGAACCCTTGGGGCAGAACAGAGTGGAACGGAAAGTGGAGCGACAA GTCGGATATGTGGCAGAAGGTAAGCCCAGAGGATCAGGAGAAGTGTTCTGACCGCGACGACGGAGAGTTTTG GATGGAGTTGGAGGACTTCTGTCACTACTTCATGATAGTGTCCATCTGCTGCGAGAACCCTAACTTTATCGATGGAGACCTCACCTGCCAGTGGAAATGCATGATTTACGACGGCAGCTGGGTGGCTGGAAGATCTGCAGGCGGCAACGTGTCCAAAC CTACCTTTGCGACGAATCCTCAGTATCGCATCCAGGTGACTATAATAGACGAGAAGGAAGTCGACGACAAAAACATCCTGCTGTCTCTGATGCTCAAACCAAAGCAGCAGCATCGCAACCGGATGAAGTCGGAGCTGATTGGCCTCACGCTCTTCAAG GTTCCACCAGGG ACACCACAGGGACGCCTGGGCGACAGCTTCTTCAGGAGAAACAGGCCCCTGAAGCAGACGCAGACTTACACCCCCGAGAGGGATCTGATTGAGCATCACAGTCTGCAGCCGGGAGAGTACGTGATCGTCCCGTCCACCATGCAGCCATACGTCAACGGAGACTTCGTTCTCACTGTCTACTCCAAGTCTGAGACCAAAATCAG CCCCCATGACGGACACGGTGACGATGATGACCATGAAGACCACAAAGAGGAGGATTTGAAACTCCCCGAG ATTCCTGACAAAGACGATGACAAGAAGAATGAGACCACTGAAAAGGATCCAATCCGTTCTATATTCAACCGCTACGCTGATCAG agagGCGAGCTGAGCGCCAGGCAGCTCCAGAGGCTCCTGAATGACAACTTCCCTCACG GAACCTCGAGCGGCTTTTACTTTGGTCTGGACACCTGCAGGAGCATGATGGCCATGGTGGAT ACCGACCAACGGATGACGACGTCCTTCTCTGAATTCTCAACTCTCTGGAAGAAGATCGAGGAATATCAG AAACTCTTCCAGCGCTCAGATTTGAACAACAGTGGATCTCTGTCTGACTATGAGCTCAGTAGGGCAATCGAGGCCGCAG GAATCGACACCAACGATGGCATGGTGCAGCTGATGATGTTCCGCTACTCGGGCTACTCGTACACCTCCTTGGAGAGCTTCATCACCCTCATGGTGCGCATGGACAAGATGTCAA ATCTTTTCAATGACAAGGCATCAGAAGGGATCATTCACATGTCCTGGGACGAG tggTCCAATGTCTTCATGTACAACTAG